A single genomic interval of Cucumis sativus cultivar 9930 chromosome 5, Cucumber_9930_V3, whole genome shotgun sequence harbors:
- the LOC101222263 gene encoding zinc finger protein ZAT12 produces MKRERELESITTMANCLMLLSRNTAPDHHFESSTSSSSPNRVFECKTCNRQFSSFQALGGHRASHKKPRIVGGDGGNSDGSSSQGSPTKPKTHECSICGLEFAIGQALGGHMRRHRATTLLNDARLLTNHPRSPPPQQPPVVKKSNGGGRILCLDLNLTPSENDSRFLQLGKSISMVDCFF; encoded by the coding sequence atgaagagagagagagagctcGAGAGCATAACAACCATGGCGAACTGCTTGATGTTACTTTCTCGTAACACTGCGCCAGATCATCATTTCGAATCATctacttcttcatcttctcccaatCGTGTTTTTGAGTGCAAGACTTGCAATCGGCAGTTTTCGTCGTTTCAGGCGCTTGGAGGACATCGTGCTAGTCACAAGAAGCCGCGGATTGTTGGAGGAGATGGTGGAAACTCTGATGGATCTTCATCGCAAGGTTCTCCTACTAAGCCGAAGACGCATGAGTGTAGTATTTGTGGATTAGAGTTTGCGATTGGTCAAGCGCTTGGAGGACATATGAGAAGACATAGAGCAACAACGCTGTTGAACGATGCTCGATTACTTACAAATCATCCTAGAAGTCCTCCTCCGCAGCAACCGCCTGTGGTGAAGAAGAGCAACGGCGGTGGGAGAATTCTGTGTTTGGATCTGAATTTGACTCCGTCTGAGAACGATAGTAGGTTTCTGCAGCTTGGAAAGAGTATTTCCATGGTTGATTGTTTCTTTTGA
- the LOC101222737 gene encoding protein gar2: MVLSNKKLKQKLREKLAESLISSVAGRDTNFGVSGERDTESPRKSLKELLGTASGNGPRLSKREKRRESLVLTGSDGNKKEKKEDENQGLGEKKRKRNEGVKEKNAVDGLEEDNEKAKKLKNKKKQQQKKKMKKKKSNKKENNGEEEKEKEKEKEKEKQGDVSGNDVKGQVEETHYNIGSEFDENLATKVYVGGIPYYSTEDDICSFFESCGTITEIDCMKFPESGKFRGIAILSFKTEAAAKRALACDGADMGGLFLKVQPYKGTRKNRAADFSPGLVEGYNRIYIGNLSWDVTEDDLKKLFVNCKIASIRFGMDKETGEFRGYAHVDFSDGISLKTALKLDQKIIHGRPVKIRCAVPKKGTENGGGGAVAGAETHPEMNPEPIPETKEAAVSVVSAVSGKIRRRTCYECGEKGHLSSNCPNKQLADSVTS; this comes from the exons atggttttatcaaacaaaaagttgAAGCAGAAATTGAGAGAGAAGCTAGCCGAGTCGTTGATTTCATCAGTCGCCGGAAGGGATACCAACTTTGGTGTTTCCGGTGAACGGGATACAGAATCTCCGCGAAAATCCCTCAAAGAGCTATTAGGCACCGCTAGTGGCAATGGGCCCAGATTGTCCAAGCGAGAGAAACGAAGAGAATCGCTCGTTTTGACGGGTTCGGATGGAAataagaaggagaagaaggaagatgaGAATCAGGGATTGggagagaagaagaggaaaagaaacgAAGGGGTGAAGGAGAAGAATGCGGTTGATGGGTTGGAAGAGGATAATGAGAAGgccaaaaagttgaagaataaaaagaagcagcagcagaagaagaagatgaagaagaagaagagtaatAAGAAGGAAAACAATGGCgaggaggagaaggagaaggagaaggagaaggagaaggagaagcaGGGAGATGTAAGTGGGAATGACGTGAAAGGGCAGGTTGAAGAAACTCATTATAATATAGGCAG tgaatttgatgaaaatttggCTACAAAAGTGTATGTTGGAGGCATTCCATATTATTCAACCGAGGACGATATTTGTAGCTTTTTTGAAAGCTGTGGCACTATTACTGAAATTGATTGTATGAAGTTTCCAGAGAGTGGCAAGTTCAGAGGCATTGCTATATTGAGTTTCAAG ACAGAAGCTGCAGCGAAACGAGCACTAGCCTGTGATGGAGCCGACAT GGGGGGACTCTTCCTTAAAGTACAGCCCTACAAAGGAACACGAAAGAATAGAGCAGCTGATTTCTCTCCAGGACTTGTGGAAGGCTACAACAGAATCTATATAGGGAATCTTTCGTGGGATGTAACTGAGGATGATCTAAAGAAACTATTTGTAAACTGCAAGATTGCTTCGATACGTTTTGGCATGGACAAGGAAACAGGGGAGTTTCGTGGCTACGCCCACGTGGATTTCTCTGACGGTATCTCATTAAAAACGGCTTTGAAGTTAGACCAGAAAATAATTCACGGTAGACCTGTCAAGATTAGATGCGCAGTTCCAAAGAAAGGGACAGAAAACGGCGGAGGAGGAGCAGTAGCAGGAGCAGAAACGCATCCAGAAATGAATCCAGAGCCTATACCGGAAACGAAGGAAGCTGCTGTAAGTGTAGTAAGCGCTGTTAGTGGTAagataagaagaagaacatgCTACGAATGTGGTGAAAAAGGCCATCTTTCTTCCAACTGCCCAAATAAGCAGCTTGCGGATTCAGTTACAAGTTGA
- the LOC101222499 gene encoding protein ALP1-like: MGPIRGFKRKKKVEKKVDQNVFASASLSSQLQPLDWWDEFSQRITGPLSQSKNTKFESVFKISRKTFSYICSLVKEVMMAKTSSFTDLNGKPLSLNDQVAVALRRLCSGESLSNIGDSFGLNQSSVSQITWRFVEAMEEKGLHHLSWPSTEEDMDKIKSKFKKIRGLPNCCGVVETTHIMMTLPTSESANGIWLDREKNCSMILQVIVDPEMRFCDIITGWPGSLSDALVLQSSGFFKLSQDGERLNGKKMKLSESSELGEYIIGDSGFPLLPWLLTPYQGKGLPDYQAEFNKRHFATRLVAQRALTRLKEMWKIIKGVMWKPDKHRLPRIILVCCLLHNIVIDMEDEVQDEMPLSHHHDPSYRQQSCEFVDNTASISREKLSMYLSGKLPP, translated from the exons ATGGGACCCATTAGAGGGTtcaagaggaagaagaaggttgaGAAAAAGGTTGACCAAAATGTCTTCGCTTCTGCTTCACTATCGTCTCAACTCCAGCCTTTGGATTGGTGGGATGAGTTCTCCCAAAGGATTACTG GGCCATTATCTCAGtcaaagaatacaaaatttgaatcagttttcaaaatttccagAAAGACATTCAGCTATATCTGTTCTCTAGTTAAGGAAGTTATGATGGCTAAAACTTCAAGTTTTACCGACTTAAATGGGAAGCCTTTGTCTCTAAATGATCAAGTTGCTGTTGCTCTTAGGCGACTTTGCTCCGGTGAATCGTTATCTAACATTGGTGATTCGTTTGGACTGAATCAATCATCGGTTTCTCAAATAACTTGGCGTTTCGTGGAGGCAATGGAAGAGAAAGGCCTCCACCATCTCTCATGGCCTTCAACAGAAGAAGATATGGATAAGATAAAGTCCAAGTTCAAGAAAATCAGAGGTCTCCCTAATTGTTGCGGTGTAGTTGAAACGACACACATTATGATGACTTTGCCAACATCAGAATCTGCAAACGGCATCTGGCTTGATCGTGAGAAAAACTGCAGTATGATCCTGCAAGTGATTGTAGATCCAGAGATGAGATTCTGTGACATCATCACAGGTTGGCCAGGAAGTTTGAGCGACGCTCTTGTGCTCCAAAGTTCAGGATTCTTCAAACTTTCACAGGATGGTGAACGGTTAAACGGCAAAAAAATGAAGCTCTCGGAAAGTTCAGAACTAGGAGAGTATATTATAGGAGACTCTGGTTTTCCCCTCTTGCCATGGCTACTAACTCCTTATCAAGGGAAAGGCCTTCCGGATTATCAAGCTGAGTTCAATAAGCGGCATTTTGCCACCAGGTTGGTGGCTCAAAGGGCATTGACAAGGTTGAAAGAGATGTGGAAGATCATTAAAGGGGTAATGTGGAAGCCTGACAAACATAGGCTACCAAGGATCATTCTTGTTTGCTGCTTACTTCACAATATAGTGATCGATATGGAGGATGAGGTGCAAGACGAAATGCCTTTGTCTCATCATCACGACCCTAGTTACCGACAACAAAGTTGCGAATTCGTTGACAACACCGCTTCTATTTCAAGGGAGAAGCTTTCCATGTACTTATCTGGAAAGCTACCACCCTAA
- the LOC101206550 gene encoding uncharacterized protein LOC101206550 isoform X2, producing MTELKTEPTETIPVIYYLTRHGQLQHPHLLEVPLSSSQGLLLKDVIKRLDILRGEGFSRLYSWSSKRQYKNGYVWQDLSDDDLIHPSQGREYILKGSEVQLLEGSSSFRSCETSSSFSDSKFSSETNNSSTDSKVGVGVNKSNQSWNSVEDICRNVVYKARISGEGGMNAGTQTGERRRRWTDSVAAEECGGEGVSKSGIGKTERMKSVDCDGAGDLRDRTGRKSNRWKASTVLMQLMKCNIQN from the exons ATGACAGAATTGAAAACAGAGCCTACCGAAACTATCCCTGTAATCTACTACCTCACTCGACATGGCCAACTCCAGCATCCTCATTTGCTTGAAgttcctctttcttcttcccaaGGACTCCTCCTCAAAG ATGTGATCAAACGACTGGATATCCTCCGAGGAGAAGGCTTTTCCAGATTGTATTCCTGGTCTTCGAAGCG GCAGTACAAGAACGGATATGTATGGCAAGACTTATCGGACGACGATTTGATACATCCATCTCAAGGCCGGGAGTACATTCTCAAAGGATCGGAAGTGCAATTGCTAGAGGGGTCTTCGAGTTTTCGATCTTGTGAAACGTCATCGTCATTTTCGGACTCGAAATTTTCTTCAGAGACGAACAATTCGAGCACGGACTCGAAGGTTGGCGTCGGGGTGAATAAGAGCAATCAGTCGTGGAATTCGGTGGAAGATATTTGCCGGAACGTAGTGTACAAAGCGAGAATATCAGGCGAAGGCGGGATGAACGCGGGGACGCAGACGGGTGAGAGGCGACGGAGATGGACGGACAGTGTAGCGGCGGAGGAATGCGGTGGGGAGGGAGTTTCAAAATCTGGAATTGGAAAAACGGAGAGGATGAAGAGTGTAGATTGTGATGGAGCGGGGGATTTGAGGGATCGGACGGGGAGGAAGAGTAACAGGTGGAAAGCATCAACGGTTCTGATGCAGTTGATGAAGTGTaacatccaaaattaa
- the LOC101206550 gene encoding uncharacterized protein LOC101206550 isoform X1, whose amino-acid sequence MAVHMEERRQSLTSSEWPIRGTILYHHSEQSETKTMTELKTEPTETIPVIYYLTRHGQLQHPHLLEVPLSSSQGLLLKDVIKRLDILRGEGFSRLYSWSSKRQYKNGYVWQDLSDDDLIHPSQGREYILKGSEVQLLEGSSSFRSCETSSSFSDSKFSSETNNSSTDSKVGVGVNKSNQSWNSVEDICRNVVYKARISGEGGMNAGTQTGERRRRWTDSVAAEECGGEGVSKSGIGKTERMKSVDCDGAGDLRDRTGRKSNRWKASTVLMQLMKCNIQN is encoded by the exons atggCGGTCCATATGGAAGAAAGAAGACAGTCATTAACATCAAGTGAATGGCCAATCAGAGGAACCATTCTCTATCATCATTCTGAACAATCCGAAACCAAAACCATGACAGAATTGAAAACAGAGCCTACCGAAACTATCCCTGTAATCTACTACCTCACTCGACATGGCCAACTCCAGCATCCTCATTTGCTTGAAgttcctctttcttcttcccaaGGACTCCTCCTCAAAG ATGTGATCAAACGACTGGATATCCTCCGAGGAGAAGGCTTTTCCAGATTGTATTCCTGGTCTTCGAAGCG GCAGTACAAGAACGGATATGTATGGCAAGACTTATCGGACGACGATTTGATACATCCATCTCAAGGCCGGGAGTACATTCTCAAAGGATCGGAAGTGCAATTGCTAGAGGGGTCTTCGAGTTTTCGATCTTGTGAAACGTCATCGTCATTTTCGGACTCGAAATTTTCTTCAGAGACGAACAATTCGAGCACGGACTCGAAGGTTGGCGTCGGGGTGAATAAGAGCAATCAGTCGTGGAATTCGGTGGAAGATATTTGCCGGAACGTAGTGTACAAAGCGAGAATATCAGGCGAAGGCGGGATGAACGCGGGGACGCAGACGGGTGAGAGGCGACGGAGATGGACGGACAGTGTAGCGGCGGAGGAATGCGGTGGGGAGGGAGTTTCAAAATCTGGAATTGGAAAAACGGAGAGGATGAAGAGTGTAGATTGTGATGGAGCGGGGGATTTGAGGGATCGGACGGGGAGGAAGAGTAACAGGTGGAAAGCATCAACGGTTCTGATGCAGTTGATGAAGTGTaacatccaaaattaa
- the LOC116403807 gene encoding transcription termination factor MTERF5, chloroplastic-like: MWPFFRISFFPPSQIAKLVSKRPFVLQSRVSTNLKPKFEFLQEIGFVGPLLSKLILSNPWILHRSIDVLASEGVPSRNIAKLIVLNPRSIMRKVDRMIQVVKTVKELGIEPKACMFVYALKVRSTMSESTWKKKIDVLKSLGWSENEIFTLFKRQPMSLARSEEALRDVADFCFNTIKLDPGTVISNPRLFMYSVDKRLRPRYKVLELLKLKNLLKNKKIAPLLVRGESEFVENYVLKHLDEIPKLMDIYRGNVTAETSSVL, from the exons ATGTGGCCTTTCTTCAGAATCTCCTTCTTCCCCCCTTCACAGATCGCCAAGTTGGTCTCTAAGCGACCTTTCGTTCTTCAATCCAGAGTGTCCACCAATCTGAAGCCTAAATTCGAGTTCCTCCAGGAAATCGGGTTCGTCGGTCCTTTACTTTCTAAGCTAATTCTATCAAACCCTTGGATTCTTCACAGGAG CATTGATGTCTTAGCTAGTGAAGGAGTACCTTCTAGgaatatagcaaaattgatTGTATTGAATCCTAGAAGTATAATGCGAAAGGTTGATAGAATGATCCAAGTAGTGAAAACGGTTAAAGAATTGGGCATTGAACCAAAGGCCTGTATGTTTGTTTATGCACTGAAAGTAAGGAGTACAATGAGTGAATCAacttggaagaagaaaatagatgTTTTGAAGAGTTTAGGATGGTCTGAGAATGAGATTTTTACACTATTTAAGAGACAGCCAATGTCTTTAGCTCGTTCAGAGGAGGCACTGAGGGATGTTGCAGATTTCTGTTTCAACACTATAAAATTGGATCCAGGAACAGTAATTTCTAATCCTAGGTTATTCATGTATTCAGTCGACAAGCGGCTCCGGCCAAGGTACAAAGTTCTTGAGCTTTTGAAGCTCAAGAATCTtcttaagaacaaaaaaattgctCCCCTCCTTGTACGAGGAGAGAGTGAATTTGTGGAGAATTATGTTCTTAAGCATTTGGATGAAATACCAAAGCTAATGGACATATATCGAGGCAATGTCACAGCCGAAACCAGTTCTGTTCTATAG